A region from the Parcubacteria group bacterium ADurb.Bin159 genome encodes:
- the ybeY gene encoding Endoribonuclease YbeY — MAFLAIKYKGARATCPLFYFCYNINNVKIKHQMQTDNVKYEIEVNNKIKAPIKEEEIKKEAEKILQELFPSIKFLSPLSIALVDKNTIRALNKKYRKLNKITNVLTFGAIGEDLMEIVICWDRIKKEADRAKISLKEYFEYVLRHGIENLKLAVET; from the coding sequence ATGGCGTTTTTAGCAATAAAATATAAGGGGGCAAGGGCTACTTGTCCCCTTTTTTATTTTTGCTATAATATAAATAATGTGAAAATTAAACATCAAATGCAAACTGATAATGTAAAATACGAAATTGAAGTTAATAACAAGATAAAAGCGCCGATTAAAGAAGAAGAAATCAAAAAAGAGGCGGAAAAAATTTTACAAGAATTATTTCCTTCAATCAAATTTTTATCCCCCCTTTCTATTGCCTTAGTAGATAAAAACACCATTAGGGCGCTTAATAAAAAATATCGGAAATTAAATAAAATTACCAATGTTCTAACCTTTGGCGCTATAGGAGAAGATTTAATGGAAATTGTTATTTGCTGGGACAGAATAAAAAAAGAGGCGGATAGGGCAAAAATCTCCCTTAAAGAATATTTTGAATATGTATTAAGAC